Proteins co-encoded in one Rudaeicoccus suwonensis genomic window:
- the groL gene encoding chaperonin GroEL (60 kDa chaperone family; promotes refolding of misfolded polypeptides especially under stressful conditions; forms two stacked rings of heptamers to form a barrel-shaped 14mer; ends can be capped by GroES; misfolded proteins enter the barrel where they are refolded when GroES binds) codes for MAKELEFSDSARKSLERGVDALANAVKVTLGPKGRNVVIDKKWGAPTITNDGVTIAREVELDDPYENLGAQLAKEVATKTNDIAGDGTTTATVLAQAMVREGLRNVAAGAGPAALKRGIDHAVTSINDRLLANAREVDGKDEIAQVAALSAQDATIGGLIAEAFDKVGKDGVITVEESSTAETVLDFTEGMQFDKGYISPYFVTDPERMEAVLEDAYILINQGKISAVADVLPVLEKVVQSGKPLLIIAEDIDGEALSTLVVNKIRGTFNVCAVKAPGFGDRRKAMLQDIAILTGGQVISEEVGLKLDQADLELLGQARRIVVTKDNTTVIDGQGESSDVDGRVKELKSEIERSDSDWDREKLQERLAKLAGGVCVIKVGAHTEVELKEKKHRIEDAISATRAAIEEGIVAGGGSALVHASAALSELSLEGDEATGAALIGKAVVEPLRWIAENAGLEGYVAVANVKDLPVGQGLNAATGEYGDLIKAGVIDPVKVTRSALRNAASIASMVLTTDTLVVDKKEEEEPAAAGHGHGH; via the coding sequence ATGGCAAAGGAACTGGAGTTCAGCGACTCCGCCCGCAAGTCCCTGGAACGTGGCGTCGACGCGCTCGCGAACGCGGTCAAGGTGACGCTCGGCCCCAAGGGCCGCAACGTCGTGATCGACAAGAAGTGGGGCGCCCCGACCATCACGAACGACGGTGTCACCATCGCCCGTGAGGTCGAGCTCGACGACCCGTACGAAAACCTCGGCGCTCAGCTGGCCAAGGAAGTCGCCACCAAGACCAACGACATCGCCGGTGACGGCACCACCACCGCCACCGTGCTGGCCCAGGCGATGGTCCGCGAGGGCCTGCGCAATGTCGCCGCCGGTGCCGGTCCCGCCGCCCTGAAGCGCGGCATCGACCACGCCGTGACGTCGATCAACGACCGCCTGCTGGCCAACGCCCGCGAGGTCGACGGCAAGGACGAAATCGCTCAGGTCGCAGCGCTTTCCGCGCAGGACGCCACCATCGGCGGTCTGATCGCCGAGGCGTTCGACAAGGTCGGCAAGGACGGCGTCATCACCGTCGAGGAGTCCTCCACCGCCGAGACGGTGCTCGACTTCACCGAGGGCATGCAGTTCGACAAGGGGTACATCAGCCCCTACTTCGTGACCGACCCCGAGCGGATGGAAGCCGTCCTCGAGGATGCCTACATCCTGATCAACCAGGGGAAGATCTCCGCCGTCGCCGACGTGTTGCCGGTGCTGGAGAAGGTCGTGCAGTCCGGCAAGCCTCTGCTGATCATCGCCGAGGACATCGACGGCGAAGCGCTGTCGACGCTGGTGGTCAACAAGATTCGTGGCACGTTCAACGTGTGCGCGGTCAAGGCGCCGGGCTTCGGTGACCGCCGCAAGGCCATGCTGCAGGACATCGCGATCCTGACCGGTGGCCAGGTCATCAGCGAAGAGGTCGGCCTCAAGCTCGACCAGGCAGACCTCGAACTCCTCGGTCAGGCGCGTCGCATCGTCGTCACCAAGGACAACACCACCGTCATCGACGGTCAGGGCGAGTCCAGCGACGTCGACGGTCGTGTGAAGGAGCTCAAGTCCGAGATCGAGCGCTCCGACTCCGACTGGGATCGCGAGAAGCTGCAGGAGCGTCTGGCCAAGCTGGCCGGTGGCGTCTGCGTCATCAAGGTCGGCGCTCACACCGAGGTGGAGCTGAAGGAGAAGAAGCACCGCATCGAGGACGCGATCTCCGCGACGCGCGCTGCGATCGAGGAGGGCATCGTCGCCGGTGGTGGCTCTGCTCTGGTGCACGCTTCGGCGGCCCTCAGCGAACTGTCGCTCGAAGGTGACGAGGCCACCGGTGCAGCGCTCATCGGCAAGGCCGTCGTCGAGCCGCTGCGCTGGATCGCCGAGAACGCCGGTCTCGAGGGCTATGTCGCCGTCGCCAACGTCAAGGACCTGCCGGTCGGCCAGGGCCTCAACGCAGCGACCGGTGAGTATGGCGACCTGATCAAGGCCGGCGTCATCGACCCGGTCAAGGTCACCCGCTCCGCGCTGCGCAACGCCGCATCAATCGCGTCGATGGTGCTCACCACCGACACGCTCGTCGTGGACAAGAAGGAAGAGGAAGAGCCGGCCGCTGCCGGTCACGGTCACGGTCACTGA